One region of Armigeres subalbatus isolate Guangzhou_Male chromosome 3, GZ_Asu_2, whole genome shotgun sequence genomic DNA includes:
- the LOC134220331 gene encoding katanin p60 ATPase-containing subunit A1 isoform X4, producing the protein MRRDETYRRITREKVVVRGNTTIRTLDSTVSFLPIVESSQPSTSSFQHMARMMDTLILDNLAPFAFTKITTTHRPSRISASNGGGPGGAPMGVESGTRVVGGGGGGGVGGVPVIGGGVRKATSTSNVAASGIGGGSSIRVNLQKNKIPTQGQHTDYASPTSGLQEVHPNPRHAAMASNAASPPTATDSRWISSLRRRDPELQPTLPSINNSNHHSTSSLTHQHSVGYTSSSNTPTERRSSRNSGQKSSLRKSRSVERIRARKLATSKIKERPKKSSSEEGGGSDDQEATSVEENSPQQQNSPVKRIEKSKIFSPIGYEAHLVDTLEKDMLQKNPNVQWNDVAGLNEAKAILQEAVVLPVILPDFFRGIRRPWKGVLMVGPPGTGKTMLAKAVATECGTTFFNVSSSTLTSKYRGESEKLVRLLFEMARYYAPSTIFIDEIDSLCACRGSDSEHEASRRFKAELLIQMDGLNAASYSDEKIIMVLAATNHPWDIDEAFRRRFEKRVYIGLPNDNTRKALLELCLKGVNMSPDLETDTIADQLRGYTGSDIANVCRDAAMMAMRRHINGLTPSEIKMIRREEVDLPVTAQDFQDAMVKTRKSVSANDVARYETWMDEYGSC; encoded by the exons CTCACAACCTTCCACGTCCAGTTTTCAGCATATGGCCCGGATGATGGACACGCTGATACTGGATAATTTAGCGCCATTCGCGTTCACCAAAATTACCACCACCCATCGGCCGTCAAGGATATCTGCCTCCAACGGTGGCGGGCCTGGTGGTGCCCCGATGGGTGTCGAAAGTGGAACACGAGTGGTGGGAGGAGGCGGTGGTGGAGGAGTCGGAGGTGTTCCGGTAATTGGTGGAGGTGTCAGGAAGGCGACCAGCACATCTAACGTGGCAGCCAGTGGAATCGGTGGCGGCAGCTCAATACGTGTCAACCTGCAGAAGAATAAAATTCCAACACAAGGTCAGCATACAGATTATGCTTCTCCTACATCGGGCTTACAGG AAGTACACCCGAACCCTCGACATGCCGCCATGGCTTCCAATGCCGCTTCTCCTCCAACGGCAACTGACTCCCGCTGGATATCCTCGCTGCGCCGTAGAGACCCAGAGCTCCAACCAACACTGCCTTCAATCAATAACTCAAATCACCACAGTACCTCATCGCTTACGCACCAGCACAGTGTCGGTTACACAAGTTCCTCAAATACCCCCACGGAACGAAGAAGTAGCAGGAACAGTGGTCAGAAATCTTCGCTGCGTAAAAGTCGATCTGTCGAAAGAATTCGTGCTCGAAAACTGGCCACCTCCAAGATCAAGGAACGACCGAAGAAGTCGTCCTCGGAGGAAGGGGGAGGTTCTGACGACCAAGAGGCCACTTCGGTTGAAGAAAACTCCCCTCAGCAACAGAACTCACCGGTGAAACGGATCGAAAAGTCCAAGATCTTCTCTCCCATAGGATATGAAGCTCACCTGGTGGACACGTTGGAAAAGGACATGCTACAGAAAAATCCAAATGTACAGTGGAACGACGTAGCCGGATTGAACGAAGCGAAAGCCATTCTCCAGGAAGCAGTTGTGCTTCCGGTTATTCTACCAGATTTCTTCCGCGGAATTCGACGACCCTGGAAGGGTGTTCTGATGGTTGGACCACCTGGCACAGGGAAAACCATGCTGGCCAAGGCCGTTGCTACAGAGTGCGGTACAACGTTCTTCAATGTGTCTTCGAGCACCTTAACATCGAAGTACCGAGGAGAAAGTGAAAAACTGGTGCGACTGTTGTTCGAAATGGCACGATACTATGCTCCGAGCACGATTTTTATTGATGAAATTGATTCGTTGTGTGCCTGTCGGGGAAGTGACTCAGAACACGAAGCCAGCAGGCGGTTTAAAGCGGAATTGCTCATACAAATGGATGGATTGAACGCTGCAAG TTACAGCGATGAAAAAATAATCATGGTTTTAGCGGCGACCAATCATCCGTGGGATATTGATGAAGCTTTCAGGAGGCGATTCGAGAAGCGTGTCTACATCGGTCTTCCCAACGACAACACCAGAAAGGCACTGTTGGAACTCTGTCTAAAGGGGGTCAATATGTCACCCGATTTGGAAACCGATACAATTGCAGATCAGCTCAGAGGCTATACGGGATCCGACATTGCTAATGTTTGCCG CGATGCCGCCATGATGGCAATGAGGAGGCACATCAATGGTCTGACACCGtcggaaataaaaatgattcgaAGGGAAGAGGTGGACTTGCCGGTTACGGCACAGGACTTCCAGGACGCGATGGTCAAAACGCGCAAATCAGTGTCAGCAAATGATGTGGCCCGTTACGAGACGTGGATGGATGAATACGGATCATGCTAG
- the LOC134220331 gene encoding katanin p60 ATPase-containing subunit A1 isoform X5 — protein MFFSSIPSLPAILNSLTNDSVIMGRTHCSQPSTSSFQHMARMMDTLILDNLAPFAFTKITTTHRPSRISASNGGGPGGAPMGVESGTRVVGGGGGGGVGGVPVIGGGVRKATSTSNVAASGIGGGSSIRVNLQKNKIPTQGQHTDYASPTSGLQEVHPNPRHAAMASNAASPPTATDSRWISSLRRRDPELQPTLPSINNSNHHSTSSLTHQHSVGYTSSSNTPTERRSSRNSGQKSSLRKSRSVERIRARKLATSKIKERPKKSSSEEGGGSDDQEATSVEENSPQQQNSPVKRIEKSKIFSPIGYEAHLVDTLEKDMLQKNPNVQWNDVAGLNEAKAILQEAVVLPVILPDFFRGIRRPWKGVLMVGPPGTGKTMLAKAVATECGTTFFNVSSSTLTSKYRGESEKLVRLLFEMARYYAPSTIFIDEIDSLCACRGSDSEHEASRRFKAELLIQMDGLNAASYSDEKIIMVLAATNHPWDIDEAFRRRFEKRVYIGLPNDNTRKALLELCLKGVNMSPDLETDTIADQLRGYTGSDIANVCRDAAMMAMRRHINGLTPSEIKMIRREEVDLPVTAQDFQDAMVKTRKSVSANDVARYETWMDEYGSC, from the exons CTCACAACCTTCCACGTCCAGTTTTCAGCATATGGCCCGGATGATGGACACGCTGATACTGGATAATTTAGCGCCATTCGCGTTCACCAAAATTACCACCACCCATCGGCCGTCAAGGATATCTGCCTCCAACGGTGGCGGGCCTGGTGGTGCCCCGATGGGTGTCGAAAGTGGAACACGAGTGGTGGGAGGAGGCGGTGGTGGAGGAGTCGGAGGTGTTCCGGTAATTGGTGGAGGTGTCAGGAAGGCGACCAGCACATCTAACGTGGCAGCCAGTGGAATCGGTGGCGGCAGCTCAATACGTGTCAACCTGCAGAAGAATAAAATTCCAACACAAGGTCAGCATACAGATTATGCTTCTCCTACATCGGGCTTACAGG AAGTACACCCGAACCCTCGACATGCCGCCATGGCTTCCAATGCCGCTTCTCCTCCAACGGCAACTGACTCCCGCTGGATATCCTCGCTGCGCCGTAGAGACCCAGAGCTCCAACCAACACTGCCTTCAATCAATAACTCAAATCACCACAGTACCTCATCGCTTACGCACCAGCACAGTGTCGGTTACACAAGTTCCTCAAATACCCCCACGGAACGAAGAAGTAGCAGGAACAGTGGTCAGAAATCTTCGCTGCGTAAAAGTCGATCTGTCGAAAGAATTCGTGCTCGAAAACTGGCCACCTCCAAGATCAAGGAACGACCGAAGAAGTCGTCCTCGGAGGAAGGGGGAGGTTCTGACGACCAAGAGGCCACTTCGGTTGAAGAAAACTCCCCTCAGCAACAGAACTCACCGGTGAAACGGATCGAAAAGTCCAAGATCTTCTCTCCCATAGGATATGAAGCTCACCTGGTGGACACGTTGGAAAAGGACATGCTACAGAAAAATCCAAATGTACAGTGGAACGACGTAGCCGGATTGAACGAAGCGAAAGCCATTCTCCAGGAAGCAGTTGTGCTTCCGGTTATTCTACCAGATTTCTTCCGCGGAATTCGACGACCCTGGAAGGGTGTTCTGATGGTTGGACCACCTGGCACAGGGAAAACCATGCTGGCCAAGGCCGTTGCTACAGAGTGCGGTACAACGTTCTTCAATGTGTCTTCGAGCACCTTAACATCGAAGTACCGAGGAGAAAGTGAAAAACTGGTGCGACTGTTGTTCGAAATGGCACGATACTATGCTCCGAGCACGATTTTTATTGATGAAATTGATTCGTTGTGTGCCTGTCGGGGAAGTGACTCAGAACACGAAGCCAGCAGGCGGTTTAAAGCGGAATTGCTCATACAAATGGATGGATTGAACGCTGCAAG TTACAGCGATGAAAAAATAATCATGGTTTTAGCGGCGACCAATCATCCGTGGGATATTGATGAAGCTTTCAGGAGGCGATTCGAGAAGCGTGTCTACATCGGTCTTCCCAACGACAACACCAGAAAGGCACTGTTGGAACTCTGTCTAAAGGGGGTCAATATGTCACCCGATTTGGAAACCGATACAATTGCAGATCAGCTCAGAGGCTATACGGGATCCGACATTGCTAATGTTTGCCG CGATGCCGCCATGATGGCAATGAGGAGGCACATCAATGGTCTGACACCGtcggaaataaaaatgattcgaAGGGAAGAGGTGGACTTGCCGGTTACGGCACAGGACTTCCAGGACGCGATGGTCAAAACGCGCAAATCAGTGTCAGCAAATGATGTGGCCCGTTACGAGACGTGGATGGATGAATACGGATCATGCTAG
- the LOC134219478 gene encoding uncharacterized protein LOC134219478, protein MSRIFEDFAPTICYNKAPASVVSAEWCRTRRTSASAGTLVQEIIVPKKSGRAWTMLAGDLCRVTLIEGSQVGDVNFWNLHNTKERFYSGKTRQLHASHLKQYDRLWSSLPYLRPMATFVTDSLADYGIDKDGGALHDVIGTRCDDYTYKLITGRDRIGSCHRYLTEAVKEFGLEESDVHDVWNIFMCTGFTRDTQQYFCKPSPAKKGDFIEFVADMDLIVALSACPQGDVSIVVGQEVPDEKCYPMKVEVFRP, encoded by the exons ATGAGTCgcatttttgaagattttgcaCCGACAATTTGTTACAACAAAGCACCCGCATCAGTCGTATCCGCGGAATGGTGCCGAACCAGAAGAACTTCCGCATCGGCGGGCACTTTGGTTCAAGAGATAATCGTGCCGAAAAAATCCGGTCGGGCTTGGACAATGCTAGCCGGAGACCTGTGCCGGGTAACACTGATCGAGGGCTCTCAGGTTGGCGATGTGAACTTCTGGAATCTACATAACACGAAGGAACGCTTTTATTCGGGTAAAACACGACAGCTGCATGCATCGCATCTGAAGCAGTATGACCGGCTGTGGAGCTCTCTACCGTATCTGCGTCCGATGGCTACATTCGTAACGGATTCACTCGCCGATTACGGCATCGATAAGGATGGTGGAGCACTGCATGATGTGATTGGGACGCGTTGTGATGACTACACCTATAAACTGATAACGGGACGGGATCGCATTGGAAGTTGTCACAGATATCTTACAGAAGCCGTAAAGGAGTTTGGTTTGGAAGAGTCTGATGTTCATGATGTGTGGAATATTTTTATGTGCACTGGATTTACGAGG GACACTCAGCAATATTTCTGCAAACCTAGTCCCGCCAAGAAAGGTGATTTCATTGAATTTGTAGcagatatggacttgattgttGCGCTAAGCGCCTGCCCACAAG GTGATGTGTCTATAGTTGTTGGACAGGAAGTTCCGGATGAGAAATGTTACCCAATGAAAGTGGAAGTGTTTCGACCTTAA